Proteins co-encoded in one Desulfitobacterium hafniense DCB-2 genomic window:
- a CDS encoding NusG domain II-containing protein yields MQAEGKRKKGDLLIILVVLIIGVGAAVPWLWNQLNPGGGNGEHERIAVITRDGKEVARINLDKVTEPQHFHYEGGIALTIVAENGKIRFLESQCPDQICVKTGSLSKPGDFAACLPAGTIVTIEGDEYE; encoded by the coding sequence ATGCAAGCAGAAGGTAAAAGAAAAAAAGGTGATTTGCTCATTATTCTGGTTGTGCTGATCATCGGAGTTGGAGCGGCGGTGCCCTGGCTCTGGAATCAGCTTAATCCAGGTGGGGGGAATGGGGAACACGAACGCATTGCAGTGATTACCCGGGACGGCAAGGAAGTGGCCAGGATCAATCTGGATAAAGTCACTGAGCCTCAGCATTTCCATTATGAAGGCGGCATTGCCTTGACGATCGTTGCTGAGAATGGCAAGATTAGATTTTTAGAATCCCAATGCCCCGATCAAATCTGTGTAAAAACCGGATCTTTGAGCAAGCCCGGTGATTTCGCGGCCTGCCTGCCTGCGGGAACTATCGTGACTATTGAGGGTGATGAATATGAATAG
- a CDS encoding FAD:protein FMN transferase, whose product MGCLSAETKVKEFEPVVETTFLMGTVAKITIYDEIKDNEIFQRVFDRLTDIEQRMTINDDYPNSEIIQLNKASGKEFVKINPDTFYVLEKAKYLAELSQGKFDITVGPIVKLWNIGSDNARVPGIDEINKKLPLVDYHNLILDKDNSSAKLNQEGMVVDLGAIAKGYAADEAVKILKEAGIEHAIVNLGGNIVAMNTKLDGSLWRLGLQDPYEIRGKSMGVVLLNDQTMVSSGTYERYFEEGGKVYHHLIDPDTGYPGENGLISVSIITKESINADGLSTGTFLLGLEEGMKMIEKIPDTEAIFITADKKVYVTSGINSSNFEITNPDYHLQTTPSPESK is encoded by the coding sequence GTGGGATGCTTGTCTGCAGAGACCAAGGTGAAGGAATTTGAACCTGTCGTCGAAACAACTTTTTTGATGGGAACAGTGGCCAAGATTACCATCTACGATGAGATAAAAGATAACGAAATCTTTCAGAGGGTTTTTGATCGTCTCACCGATATTGAGCAAAGAATGACGATTAATGATGACTATCCGAACAGTGAGATAATCCAGTTGAATAAAGCTTCCGGTAAGGAGTTTGTGAAAATAAACCCCGATACATTTTATGTTTTAGAGAAAGCAAAATATCTCGCTGAGCTTTCGCAAGGAAAATTCGATATCACTGTCGGTCCCATTGTCAAGCTTTGGAATATCGGCTCGGATAATGCCCGGGTTCCTGGTATTGATGAAATAAATAAAAAGCTGCCTTTGGTGGATTATCATAATCTTATTCTCGATAAAGACAATTCCAGTGCTAAGCTGAACCAAGAGGGTATGGTGGTGGATTTAGGAGCTATCGCTAAAGGGTATGCTGCGGATGAGGCGGTAAAGATCCTCAAAGAGGCCGGGATCGAACACGCCATTGTTAATCTTGGCGGCAATATTGTGGCGATGAATACTAAACTCGATGGCTCCCTTTGGCGGCTTGGTTTGCAGGATCCTTATGAAATCAGGGGTAAATCCATGGGCGTGGTTCTGCTCAATGACCAGACCATGGTCTCATCCGGGACCTATGAACGGTACTTCGAAGAAGGTGGTAAAGTTTATCATCACCTGATTGATCCGGATACAGGCTATCCTGGGGAAAATGGGTTGATCAGTGTTTCCATCATTACGAAAGAATCTATTAATGCTGATGGCTTATCCACCGGAACCTTCCTGCTGGGCCTTGAGGAAGGTATGAAAATGATTGAAAAGATTCCTGATACGGAAGCGATATTCATCACCGCCGATAAGAAGGTATATGTAACGTCAGGCATCAACAGCTCCAACTTTGAAATCACCAACCCTGATTATCATCTGCAGACGACACCTTCCCCAGAAAGCAAATGA
- a CDS encoding FAD:protein FMN transferase, translating into MLQSARLVTISNKEGLEIKELELLFDKKKCGRKKLSFVAVALITLGLLTACNGKPVQQEEVKKFESTDIAMGTVISQRVFGDNGQAAIDAALEKIKSLEALLTFNAPGGDVNKLNDYAGKQSVELQPETLLVLKESQEVAELSGGAFDVTVGPIVKSWGIGTDNARIPSETELKELLPLVNYKNLLIEGNTAYLKQAGQMVDLGGIAKGYAGDAAIEVYKKQGITSAFINLGGNVVTLGTKPDGSSWTVGVRNPRPAGEEDQIVGMITVADKAVVTAGDDQRYFEVDGVRYHHILNPHTGYPAQSDLMSVTLVTDSSLLADALDTAVYILGLEKGREMLENYGGVEAVFITRDKKIYVTDGLKDSFEFFDESKEYEFVKD; encoded by the coding sequence GTGTTACAGAGTGCTAGGCTGGTCACTATAAGCAATAAAGAGGGTTTAGAGATAAAGGAGCTGGAGTTGTTGTTTGACAAGAAAAAGTGCGGAAGAAAAAAACTATCGTTTGTAGCAGTTGCCTTGATAACACTGGGACTACTGACTGCATGCAATGGGAAACCTGTACAACAGGAAGAAGTTAAGAAGTTTGAAAGCACGGATATTGCCATGGGTACGGTAATATCGCAAAGAGTCTTTGGCGATAATGGACAGGCTGCCATCGACGCAGCACTGGAGAAGATAAAGAGTTTGGAAGCACTTTTGACCTTCAATGCTCCAGGAGGAGACGTTAATAAACTCAATGATTATGCCGGGAAGCAAAGTGTAGAACTCCAGCCGGAGACCTTGCTTGTCTTGAAAGAATCTCAGGAAGTAGCTGAACTCAGCGGCGGAGCCTTTGACGTGACTGTGGGTCCCATCGTGAAAAGCTGGGGGATTGGTACGGACAATGCCCGGATTCCTTCTGAGACAGAATTGAAAGAGCTGCTGCCTCTTGTTAATTATAAAAATCTGCTTATTGAGGGAAACACAGCCTATCTTAAACAAGCAGGCCAGATGGTGGACCTGGGTGGTATTGCCAAAGGGTACGCCGGAGATGCGGCTATTGAAGTCTATAAAAAGCAAGGCATCACCTCAGCTTTTATCAACCTCGGCGGTAATGTGGTGACCTTGGGGACTAAGCCGGATGGCAGCTCCTGGACCGTAGGGGTGCGTAACCCTCGTCCTGCCGGTGAAGAGGATCAGATCGTGGGTATGATTACTGTGGCGGATAAAGCGGTTGTGACGGCCGGTGATGATCAGCGCTATTTTGAAGTAGACGGGGTGCGCTACCACCATATTCTCAATCCTCACACAGGCTATCCGGCCCAATCGGATTTGATGAGCGTCACCTTGGTGACGGATTCCTCTTTGCTGGCTGATGCTCTGGATACGGCAGTATATATTCTCGGTTTGGAAAAAGGCCGGGAGATGCTCGAAAACTATGGCGGGGTGGAAGCGGTTTTTATCACCAGAGATAAAAAGATCTATGTCACAGATGGGTTAAAGGACAGCTTTGAATTTTTTGACGAAAGCAAAGAGTACGAATTCGTCAAAGATTGA
- a CDS encoding energy-coupling factor transporter transmembrane component T: MAKDLTVMNSDEENKGLNKAECFRMDGLIKLILAILLMVMPFWFRSSLSFGLLSAYLILVAWIFKINLRTLMISGASFGIIVLIPYFFGLMMNAVFFHFSQNPMFAFQGFGAVLLRLFKLFVIWYISILYFHTTPMRTFIGMLDKFFLPLNKLGLPVQDYLKIIMCIVAQLKDTGSEVKKSLGDKMRTVVGEGKRKFKINVKGISQVIVNLIVDSFDKIDKIQEYVDKVSPEELYHYHFKFSLKDGVALASFLALAVMIWLIENGIIL; this comes from the coding sequence ATGGCGAAGGATTTAACGGTAATGAATTCTGATGAGGAAAATAAGGGGTTAAATAAAGCAGAATGCTTCAGGATGGATGGACTGATCAAGTTGATCCTGGCGATTCTGCTTATGGTTATGCCCTTTTGGTTCCGAAGCTCCTTAAGCTTTGGCCTTTTAAGTGCTTATTTAATCCTGGTTGCCTGGATTTTTAAGATTAATTTGCGCACCTTAATGATCAGCGGGGCTTCCTTTGGGATTATCGTACTCATTCCCTATTTTTTTGGCCTGATGATGAATGCTGTCTTTTTTCATTTTTCCCAGAACCCAATGTTTGCTTTCCAAGGATTTGGGGCGGTTTTGCTAAGGCTTTTCAAGCTTTTTGTGATTTGGTATATCAGCATCCTGTATTTCCATACCACCCCAATGAGGACTTTTATAGGAATGCTGGATAAATTTTTCCTGCCGTTAAACAAGCTGGGGCTGCCGGTTCAGGACTATTTGAAAATCATCATGTGTATCGTAGCCCAGCTGAAAGATACAGGCTCTGAAGTGAAGAAGAGCTTGGGAGATAAGATGCGTACAGTGGTTGGGGAAGGAAAGCGTAAGTTTAAAATCAATGTAAAAGGGATTTCCCAGGTTATCGTCAATCTTATCGTTGATTCCTTCGATAAAATTGATAAGATTCAGGAGTATGTTGACAAAGTGAGTCCTGAGGAGTTGTATCATTATCACTTTAAGTTTTCCCTGAAGGATGGGGTAGCTCTGGCCAGCTTCCTTGCCTTGGCAGTGATGATTTGGCTGATAGAAAACGGCATAATACTATAG
- a CDS encoding Crp/Fnr family transcriptional regulator: MRGKTKGIVEELIETFSFAQELSYKQIEALVEHSNIQEVPAGTIIAEKGSYCHGLALLLSGELRVAMNSEDGREVTIYHIFKGRICPLSAACVLGDFKCNTVTVTAETDVKVIWVSRRFFARSFAESEPFYRFVINDISNRLFEATEVVDSIAFVPVRKRLAQLLFASSNGGRSPVYMTHEGFARELGTAREVISRELKGFERLGILTLSRGRLDIKDPKELEKLVQ, from the coding sequence ATGAGAGGTAAAACTAAAGGTATCGTTGAGGAATTAATCGAAACCTTCAGCTTTGCTCAAGAGTTATCCTATAAGCAGATTGAGGCCTTGGTGGAACATTCAAATATTCAAGAAGTCCCTGCCGGTACCATCATTGCGGAAAAGGGTTCCTATTGCCACGGCTTGGCTTTACTTTTGTCCGGAGAGCTGAGGGTGGCTATGAATTCGGAGGACGGGCGGGAAGTAACCATTTATCATATTTTTAAAGGCAGGATTTGTCCTCTGTCGGCGGCCTGTGTGTTAGGTGATTTTAAATGCAACACGGTCACGGTTACAGCTGAGACCGACGTTAAGGTCATTTGGGTATCCCGCAGGTTTTTCGCACGGTCTTTTGCCGAATCGGAACCCTTTTATCGGTTTGTGATCAACGATATATCCAATCGGCTTTTCGAGGCGACGGAGGTGGTGGACAGTATTGCCTTTGTTCCGGTAAGAAAACGGCTGGCTCAGCTTTTGTTCGCCAGCAGTAATGGTGGACGCTCTCCCGTTTATATGACCCATGAGGGCTTTGCCCGGGAGCTGGGTACAGCACGGGAAGTTATCAGCCGGGAGTTGAAAGGGTTTGAGCGGCTGGGTATTTTAACCTTATCACGGGGACGTCTGGATATTAAAGATCCTAAGGAATTAGAAAAGCTCGTTCAATAG
- a CDS encoding ArsR/SmtB family transcription factor — protein MDHGYAKYNEVAELLKVLAHPVRLCIVSRLLEMGECNVTTMHTCLNAPQSTISQHLQKLRSAGIVEYRRNGLEIYYKIKNKKISQLVSDVLQEV, from the coding sequence TTGGATCATGGTTACGCAAAATACAATGAGGTCGCTGAATTGCTTAAAGTTTTAGCTCATCCGGTAAGACTTTGTATTGTGAGCAGGTTGCTGGAAATGGGGGAATGCAATGTAACCACCATGCATACTTGTCTCAATGCTCCTCAGTCCACCATATCCCAGCATCTGCAGAAATTGCGTTCCGCCGGCATCGTGGAATACCGCAGAAACGGTCTGGAGATCTACTACAAAATAAAGAACAAAAAAATCAGCCAACTTGTCAGCGATGTCCTTCAAGAAGTGTGA
- the hisIE gene encoding bifunctional phosphoribosyl-AMP cyclohydrolase/phosphoribosyl-ATP diphosphatase HisIE, with product MNTSNSKESQTQLPQGIRWNADGLIPVVVQDVDTREVLMLAYMNEEALRRTLQEGRAWYYSRSRQSLWLKGETSGHTQEVVDLRFDCDRDTILLTVRQKGVACHEEFYSCFHYGVQGEGYVTLGAPEEVPAIPLGRTMELLAEVIHSRNMERPEGAYTTYLFDKGLDKILKKVGEECAETIIAAKNSSAEEIRYEVSDLIYHVLVLLEERGVSLEAISQELLSRRK from the coding sequence ATGAATACATCTAACTCTAAAGAATCACAGACCCAGCTCCCCCAAGGGATACGCTGGAATGCTGATGGTTTAATTCCTGTCGTGGTGCAGGATGTGGATACGCGAGAGGTCCTGATGCTGGCTTATATGAACGAAGAAGCACTCAGGCGCACCCTTCAGGAGGGAAGGGCCTGGTATTACAGCCGCAGCCGTCAATCTCTGTGGCTGAAAGGAGAAACGTCAGGCCATACCCAGGAAGTTGTGGATCTCCGCTTTGATTGTGACCGGGACACGATTCTGCTGACGGTCAGGCAAAAGGGTGTGGCTTGTCATGAAGAGTTTTACTCCTGCTTTCATTATGGAGTCCAGGGAGAAGGCTATGTAACTCTGGGAGCGCCTGAAGAAGTTCCGGCAATACCCTTGGGCAGGACCATGGAGCTGCTGGCGGAAGTGATTCATTCACGAAATATGGAACGTCCGGAAGGAGCCTATACAACCTATCTGTTTGATAAAGGGCTTGATAAGATCCTCAAAAAAGTTGGGGAGGAATGCGCGGAGACCATCATTGCTGCAAAAAACAGTTCGGCTGAGGAAATTCGCTACGAAGTCTCAGACCTCATTTATCATGTTTTGGTCCTGTTGGAAGAACGGGGGGTAAGCCTGGAGGCTATTTCCCAGGAGCTGCTGTCACGAAGAAAATAG
- a CDS encoding FAD-dependent oxidoreductase, with protein sequence MKKKVLIVGGVAGGASAAARLRRLDEDAEIILFERDDYISFANCGLPYYIGGTITKRERLMVQTPEDMQARFNIDVRIRSEVIRLDAANKKVLVRSQSRGTYEESYDALILSPGAKALRPNIPGIDSERILTLRNIPDTDAIKGLVDQKGVQSAIIIGGGFVGVEMAENLREQGLNVTLVEAAPHILAPFDTDMVVLAEKKLVAHGIRLILNDGVKSFQDLENQVEVTLASNRKLQGDLIILAIGVIPDTGFLKESGLELGPKGHLIVNERMATNLPHVYAAGDAVEVLDYITKTKTAIPLAGPANKQGRIAADNIAGLNSTYKGTQGTSIIKIFELTAASTGANERTLQRANLPYHVIHIHPVSHASYYPNAYPMTLKLIFGADGRIFGAQGIGRDGVDKRIDVISTVIRLGGTVEDLTELELAYAPPFSSAKDPVNMAGYVAQNVLTGQAHMLVWDDLNKIDEEYTFVDVRTKIEFAKGHVEGAINIPVDDLRQRIQELDPGKLIVVYCEVGLRGYFAERILTQKGYRVLNLTGGYTTYSVQGFDPNQALDDYKKDFNPYPCCADEDIIDPDTQRIKHQ encoded by the coding sequence ATGAAGAAAAAAGTGCTCATTGTCGGCGGAGTGGCCGGGGGAGCCTCCGCAGCGGCGCGACTAAGACGTCTGGATGAAGATGCGGAGATTATCCTCTTTGAACGTGATGACTACATATCTTTTGCCAATTGCGGATTACCCTACTATATCGGAGGAACGATTACGAAACGGGAGCGATTAATGGTTCAGACCCCGGAAGATATGCAGGCCCGCTTCAACATTGATGTGCGGATTCGCAGTGAAGTCATCCGGCTTGATGCCGCTAACAAGAAAGTTCTCGTCAGAAGTCAGTCCAGAGGAACCTATGAAGAGAGCTACGATGCCCTCATCCTCTCCCCCGGCGCTAAGGCTTTGCGGCCTAATATTCCCGGCATCGACAGCGAGAGAATCCTCACTCTCCGCAATATCCCCGATACGGATGCTATCAAGGGCCTGGTGGATCAGAAAGGCGTGCAGAGCGCCATTATCATTGGCGGTGGTTTTGTCGGAGTTGAAATGGCTGAAAACCTCAGGGAACAGGGATTGAATGTCACTCTCGTGGAAGCCGCTCCTCATATCCTCGCCCCCTTTGATACGGATATGGTGGTCCTTGCCGAGAAAAAACTGGTGGCCCACGGAATTCGCCTTATCCTGAACGATGGTGTGAAATCTTTTCAAGATCTGGAGAACCAGGTTGAAGTGACCCTGGCCAGCAATAGGAAACTCCAGGGAGATCTGATCATCCTGGCCATCGGCGTCATTCCTGATACAGGATTCCTCAAAGAAAGCGGTTTAGAGCTGGGGCCCAAAGGTCATCTGATCGTCAATGAACGTATGGCAACGAATCTTCCCCATGTCTATGCCGCAGGGGATGCTGTGGAGGTTCTGGACTATATAACCAAGACGAAAACGGCCATTCCTCTGGCCGGCCCGGCCAACAAGCAAGGCCGCATTGCAGCGGATAATATCGCCGGCTTAAATTCAACCTACAAGGGCACTCAGGGGACTTCCATCATCAAGATTTTTGAACTCACTGCCGCCAGTACCGGTGCTAATGAGAGAACACTGCAACGGGCTAATCTGCCTTATCACGTCATCCATATTCATCCTGTTTCTCATGCTTCCTATTATCCCAACGCTTACCCGATGACCCTGAAACTTATCTTTGGTGCCGATGGGAGGATTTTCGGCGCCCAGGGCATCGGCAGGGATGGCGTCGATAAGCGTATTGATGTCATCTCCACAGTCATCCGCCTGGGGGGTACTGTCGAGGACCTGACCGAGCTGGAATTGGCCTACGCACCGCCCTTCTCTTCAGCTAAAGACCCTGTGAATATGGCCGGGTATGTGGCTCAAAATGTCTTAACCGGCCAAGCTCATATGCTGGTATGGGATGATCTGAATAAGATCGACGAAGAATATACTTTTGTTGATGTTCGGACTAAAATTGAATTTGCCAAGGGTCATGTAGAAGGTGCTATAAATATTCCCGTGGATGACCTTCGCCAACGAATCCAAGAGCTGGATCCTGGAAAACTCATTGTTGTCTATTGCGAAGTGGGATTAAGAGGCTACTTCGCCGAGCGGATTCTTACCCAAAAGGGCTATCGGGTCTTAAATCTCACCGGCGGCTATACCACTTACTCTGTCCAGGGCTTTGATCCCAATCAAGCCTTGGATGACTACAAAAAAGATTTCAACCCTTACCCCTGCTGCGCCGACGAAGACATAATCGATCCCGATACCCAAAGGATCAAGCATCAATAG
- the hisF gene encoding imidazole glycerol phosphate synthase subunit HisF, translating into MLAKRIIPCLDVHEGRVVKGTNFVNLRDAGDPVELAALYDREGADELVFLDISASAEGRETMVEVVRRTAEQVFIPFTIGGGLRRVEDIRKMLRAGADKVSLNTSAVQTPGLIEEGAHAFGSQCIVVAIDARQTRPGAWEVYIHGGRTPTGKDVLQWAEEVERLGAGEILLTSMNRDGTKNGYDLELTRAVSRAVSLPVIASGGVGTLEHLAEGLTIGEADAVLAASIFHYQEYSIGEAKAYLEERGIPVRKG; encoded by the coding sequence ATGTTAGCGAAACGGATTATACCTTGTCTGGATGTTCATGAAGGTCGCGTAGTCAAAGGAACAAATTTCGTCAATCTCCGTGATGCCGGAGATCCGGTGGAATTGGCGGCTCTCTATGATCGAGAAGGGGCAGATGAATTGGTTTTTCTCGATATATCGGCATCGGCTGAAGGACGGGAGACCATGGTCGAGGTGGTGCGCAGAACGGCGGAACAAGTGTTTATTCCTTTTACCATTGGCGGGGGGCTGCGCAGGGTGGAAGATATTCGCAAGATGCTCAGAGCCGGAGCGGATAAAGTATCCTTGAATACATCGGCTGTCCAGACTCCCGGACTGATCGAGGAAGGGGCTCATGCTTTTGGCAGCCAATGTATCGTCGTAGCCATCGATGCCCGGCAGACCCGTCCGGGAGCCTGGGAAGTCTATATCCATGGCGGGCGGACTCCCACCGGGAAGGATGTTTTGCAGTGGGCCGAGGAAGTGGAGCGCTTAGGTGCCGGTGAGATCCTGCTGACTTCCATGAATCGGGACGGGACGAAAAATGGCTATGATTTGGAGCTGACCCGGGCTGTAAGCAGAGCAGTCTCTTTGCCGGTCATTGCCAGCGGCGGGGTGGGAACTCTGGAGCATCTGGCAGAAGGGCTGACCATAGGGGAGGCGGATGCGGTGTTGGCCGCTTCGATTTTTCATTATCAGGAATACAGCATTGGGGAAGCGAAAGCTTATCTGGAGGAGCGGGGGATTCCGGTGAGGAAGGGTTAG
- a CDS encoding rhodanese-like domain-containing protein: MNVSIITRYEDIKKEGEPMKHRIRFQTLLGVSLLGFALAGCANTSPATVVDPGISEAPLVEQFESVRQVVDEFLAGDKVTAMTPEELYQIVRECNGHYFLVDIRANQDFVSSNIPGSVSIPYAQTSNPERLESLPKDKTLVVIDYNGHLAAQTAATWNQLGYQAVPLLYGMQSWTKEASPTGYEAFPAQPLNNTLVTDMTTATLGENALPEIKYPEGKTQEYIVHTTRTYLDRNYKGVITAEELDSELQQGPAEHYLLVDIREPKHYRQGHLDGAVNIPLDQLAASDQVKNYSPDQRIVLIGYDGMDASQGARSLVTLGYDCVALKYGMSYWSAQEAATGAVPVHSLVKEYYPLTPLNYLPPSTGAAGCG, translated from the coding sequence ATGAATGTGAGTATTATCACAAGATATGAGGACATTAAAAAGGAGGGGGAGCCAATGAAACATCGGATTCGATTCCAGACTCTGCTGGGAGTGTCGTTGCTTGGATTTGCTTTGGCAGGGTGTGCCAATACAAGCCCGGCGACTGTGGTTGATCCGGGCATTAGTGAAGCGCCCTTGGTGGAGCAGTTTGAATCCGTCAGGCAAGTGGTGGACGAATTTCTGGCCGGGGATAAAGTCACCGCCATGACGCCTGAAGAGCTTTATCAAATCGTCCGGGAGTGTAACGGTCATTACTTCTTAGTGGACATAAGAGCTAATCAGGATTTCGTCAGCAGCAATATCCCAGGTTCGGTCAGCATACCTTACGCCCAAACTTCTAACCCGGAAAGGCTGGAAAGTTTGCCTAAAGACAAAACCTTGGTGGTTATTGACTATAACGGCCATCTGGCGGCACAAACGGCAGCCACCTGGAATCAGTTGGGATATCAGGCGGTACCGCTTCTCTATGGCATGCAAAGCTGGACCAAGGAAGCATCACCCACCGGTTATGAGGCATTTCCTGCCCAACCGCTCAATAACACCCTGGTTACAGACATGACAACAGCAACCCTTGGAGAGAATGCCCTTCCGGAAATTAAGTACCCTGAGGGGAAAACCCAGGAGTATATCGTTCACACCACCAGAACCTATCTGGATCGGAATTATAAAGGAGTCATTACTGCGGAGGAACTTGATAGTGAGCTGCAGCAAGGGCCTGCAGAGCACTATCTTTTGGTGGACATTCGTGAACCGAAGCATTACCGGCAGGGGCATCTTGATGGAGCCGTCAATATTCCGCTGGACCAACTGGCCGCTTCGGATCAGGTTAAGAACTACTCACCGGATCAACGGATTGTTTTAATCGGCTATGACGGTATGGATGCCAGCCAGGGCGCCCGGAGCCTGGTCACCTTGGGATATGATTGCGTGGCTCTGAAGTATGGCATGAGTTATTGGAGTGCTCAGGAAGCCGCCACGGGGGCGGTTCCGGTGCACAGCCTTGTTAAGGAATATTACCCATTAACTCCGTTGAACTATCTCCCACCGAGTACAGGTGCGGCAGGTTGTGGTTGA
- a CDS encoding Gx transporter family protein — MNMNRNKRFAIIIILVTNAIIISFLESFIPVPIPVPGIKLGLGNIITMIAIAFLGLKDVLFIVVVRCFVVAILTRGVMMLAFSLTGGLLSALVMWLLYKKLSRFFSIKGVSIVGAIVHNTTQITVASFILGQVVVFYYLPILLISAVVTGLITGSIGELAINEVSKKDIFAKTAEPDVNEEEQIPFKSEEDEDLPRAEIKTGMIERREE, encoded by the coding sequence ATGAATATGAATAGAAATAAGCGTTTTGCCATAATTATCATCTTAGTTACCAATGCGATTATCATATCTTTTCTGGAATCCTTTATTCCTGTGCCCATTCCCGTGCCGGGGATTAAGCTGGGCCTGGGCAATATTATCACGATGATTGCCATTGCTTTTTTAGGGTTGAAGGATGTCTTATTTATCGTGGTAGTCCGGTGCTTCGTGGTGGCTATACTGACCCGGGGTGTGATGATGCTGGCCTTCAGCTTGACGGGCGGTCTCTTAAGTGCCTTGGTCATGTGGCTGCTTTATAAAAAACTTTCCAGATTTTTCAGCATTAAAGGAGTCAGCATTGTCGGGGCCATCGTTCACAATACGACCCAGATCACTGTAGCGTCCTTCATCCTTGGTCAAGTGGTGGTGTTCTACTATTTGCCGATCCTTCTTATATCCGCGGTGGTTACTGGCTTGATCACCGGGAGCATAGGCGAATTGGCCATTAATGAAGTGAGTAAAAAGGACATTTTTGCTAAGACCGCCGAACCTGATGTGAATGAGGAAGAACAGATCCCTTTCAAGAGTGAAGAGGACGAGGACCTTCCCCGTGCTGAGATTAAAACCGGGATGATAGAGCGGAGGGAAGAATAG